A section of the Phaseolus vulgaris cultivar G19833 chromosome 8, P. vulgaris v2.0, whole genome shotgun sequence genome encodes:
- the LOC137825166 gene encoding uncharacterized protein: MFLGSIARNHNAFPISYSSWRKIPKVYKEDILKNTIQTVLKAKFDIHSDVHINHVLKSLNTKWRDHRQELWHQRNDRTRTRDELIAMAPEGINRDHWALFVDYRLNSKTKEKECGHKVSRGDILIATHKHANGAFESDETKEIGEKIEAYGLTSSSLISKEISTTDSLACVFGSRKHCGRVRGLGLGPYPSKVFGCNTHLYSGTSSNTD; this comes from the exons ATGTTCTTAGGTAGTATTGCAAGAAACCATAATGCATTTCCTATTAGTTATTCTAGTTGGAGGAAGATTCCTAAAGTTTATAAAGAAGATATACTTAAAAACACTATTCAG ACTGTTTTGAAGGCTAAATTTGATATCCATTCTGATGTTCATATAAATCATGTCCTTAAATCACTTAACACAAAATGGAGAGACCACCGACAAGAATTGTGGCATCAAAGGAATGATAGAACACGTACTAGAGATGAATTGATTGCAATGGCTCCAGAAGGAATAAATAGAGAtcattgggctttgtttgtggATTACCGTCTGAATTCAAAAACGAAG GAAAAAGAGTGTGGCCACAAGGTTAGTAGAGGAGATATATTGATAGCTACACATAAGCATGCTAACGGAGCATTTGAGAGTGATGAAACGAAGGAAATTGGT GAAAAAATTGAAGCATATGGATTAACCTCATCATCACTCATATCTAAAGAAATATCAACAACCGATTCCTTAGCTTGTGTTTTCGGAAGTCGGAAACATTGTGGACGTGTTAGGGGTTTAGGTTTGGGTCCTTACCCTTCTAAAGTGTTTGGCTGCAATACTCATTTGTATAGTGGGACATCTTCCAATACAGATTAA